The sequence below is a genomic window from Terriglobia bacterium.
GACGGCGAAGACAACCACAGCCGTTACAGCCGCGGGGACATTCGTGAATTCGTCCGGGAATCCGACGCTCAGATTTACGTCATCGACCTGGGCCGCGCCCTCGTCGGCGAACTTGCCGACATGACGGGCGGGCACTCCTACCGCGTATCACCGAGCGACCTGGAAGAGACCTGCGAAAAGATCGCATTGGACCTGAAGAGCCAGTACGTCATTGGCTACGAACCGACCAACACGAGCAAGGATGGGAGATTCCGCAAGGTTCGCGTCAAAGTCACGCCGCCGGCCGGAATGGGCAAACTTAACGCCCGGACGCGCGAAGGGTACTACGCGCCGAACATCTCCAACAACGCTTCCGTCAACGATTAGGATTGCGCTGATCTGCCCAGAATCCCGGATAGAGCGGCACGAGCTGCATGGTAGCCGCACATCCCATGCACGGCGCCCCCGGGAGGAGTGGACGACGAGCAGATGAATAAGCCGGGAACCGGAGTCCGATACGGGAACCGCCGCAGTGTCGGACGGGCAAGGACCTGCCGGATATTCATCAAACCGCCGCTGATATCGCCGCCAATCAGGTTCGGATTGTACGCCTCATAGTCGGTGGCCGATATGGTGTGCCGGCCAATGATGCAGTCGCGGAATCCGGGAGCGAACCGTTCGATTTGCGCTTCGATGCGGCCGGTCATGTCTGCCGTCGATCCGTTCGGGACGTGACAATAGCCCCATGCCGTATGCTGGCCTGCCGGCGCCCGCGACGGATCAAACAACGTTTGTTGCGCAAACAGTACAAAAGGACGCTCCGCGATGCGGCCTTCGGCCGCTGCTTTCTCAGAGATGCTGATTTCTTCGAGCGTCCCGCCGATATGTACGGTTCCGGCGCGCAGGCATTCTGGCGCCTTCCATGGAACGTGGCCGCTCAGCGCCCAGTCGACCTTGAAGACACCCGGGCCGTGCCGGAAGCTTTCAAGCTGTTTCCGATAAGATGGGGAAAACCGGTTTCCGGTGATCGCAAGAATCTCTCGAGGCGCCAGATCGAAAAATACAGCCTTCGCCGGTGGTAAATCGTGAAACGACTTCACTCGCCGGCCTGTGAATATCCGGCCTCCCAGGGATTGAAGATGAGCCCCCAGCGCTTCGGAGAGTCTCTGGGCTCCACCCTTCACGATCGGCCATCCCCCGGCGTGGCCAAGCATTCCGAGGATCAGACCGAAGGTTGCCGTAAGCGCAGCGTCGAGCGGCATGTTCGAATGGGCGGCGATCCCGCCAAACAGCGCCTGCGCCCTCACGCCGCGGAATTGTCGCCGGGCAAAACCGGAGGCGGCCTGAATGCCCTGAATTCCGAAGGACGCCATCAGAAATGGATGGCGAGGGATGCGGATGAGCGGCGAAAGAAGTTCAGGCATCAACTCGTCCGAATGTTCGGCAAGCGGCGCAAAGCATCTGGTATACGCGCGGGCGTCGCCGCCAAGCGCGGCGGCTGTGCGCTCGACGGATTTTTCTAAAACCGCCGCGGTCCCGTCGTCGAACGTGTGCGCCAGCGCCGCTGCGGGATGAATCCACTCCAGACCGTATTTGGCAAGGGGAAGACTGTTGAAGAAAGGCGATGCAAACGCCATCGGATAAATGGCGGAGCAAACATCATGAATGAAGCCGTTGAGCGTGAATTCAGCCGAGCGCGCTCCGCCGCCTATGGTGTCCCGCGCTTCGAGGACGCATACGGAATGACCTGCGCGGGCAACCTCGATCGCCGCCGCAAGACCGTTCGGACCAGATCCAACGACCACTGCTTCAAATTCCACCGCTTCATTGTATATGTTGGGGGTTTAATGCCCCGCTATCGCGGCTCCGGACAAGCCGGACCATGCCCGATTCGATGCCCAGATGGTCAGCCAGCGGCCGGACCTGAATGGGCCCTGCGCCGTGCATTCTGACTGACGATTCAATGGGTCATCGCATAGATTACGTAGTTGATTCCGAATTTGTAGCCGAGCGCGGTCATGGGCACCGGATAAAACGCATCGTCCGCGTGTTCCCAGGAATCGCCCATGTCGATATTGAAATTCATGGCGACCATCATGCGCTTGTGGTCGTCATAGATCGCGCGCCAGTGCGCAGGGCCCTGCATCTGCGCGTAGATTTGTCCGCCGGGTCCAACGCGGAGGTGGCGGTCACCCGGGATCGCTGTCTTTTTGTCCAAATCGTAGAAGATGTGCATCAAAGGATCGTCATCCGGAATTTCGACGATTTCCCGATCCGGGAATACTCGCCGAATGGCTTGCTCGAAGATCGCCCAATCGCGTTCTCCATGGAAATCGTCGACCAGCATGAAGCCGCCGCGAACCAGATGTTCTCTCAGGTTTGCGGCCTCCTTGGCCGTCGGATTCCAATCGCCGACGCCGACGGCCTGAAGGAACAGAAACGGATATTCAAAAATCTGGTCGTCGCTGAGTTCGACAAACGCCTCCCGATCGGCGACTGTGATGTTCGTCACGCGGCGAAGAGCGGCGAAGAAGTGCTCTTCGGCATAGGGGTAATCGATCGCCCACCAGGGGTTACGGATTCCATGCGATCCGCCGCCTCCAGAAGTCCGGTATTTCACCCGTGCCATCCGGAACTCGGAGCCTGGATGCTGCTCAGGTTCGGGGATCGGGTCAGGAAGGACGAAGGAATTGCGGAACTGAGCAAACGTGTTGATCGCAAGAATAGTGATCAATCCCGCGACGACTCCGAAGGTCATACCTCGCCGTAACATGCCGCAGGCATGTTAGTTTCTGCGAAAGCGTTTATCAAGCGCGCTCAAAAGAACTTTACGGCGCCGCGAAATGCGCGAGTGCTTGGGCGGAGGGCCAAACACTTTGCCGTGAGACGGGCATTGGCAGGCGGCTGTAGACAATGTGGTTCAACTGAACTGCAAATTGTGGCCACGCGCGAGATGAGCTTCGTGTAATTCGCCGTGAAGTCCGTCGCCGCCCGAAATGACAATGGGACCTCATTATGAAATACTCAATTGATCGTGAAACGCCTGTGTATCGTCGTTGCCCTGCTCGGTTGCGCCGCGCCTTCGTTTGCCCCCCGTGGTGCGGCTCAGAACCTAAAGGTCGATGTCGATCTCGTGCTGGTGAACGCGACCGTCACCGAGAGGGGCGGCGGTTACGTGATTGGGTTAAAGAAGAAGGATTTTCATGTATGGGAAGACAAAGTAGAGCAGCAGGTCGCGTCTTTGTCCACCGAGAGTGTTCCAATCAGCGTGGCCATAGTCTTCGACATAAGTTATAGCATGCAGTCGTTCGGGGCTTATGCCCGTCAGGCAGTGCTGACGTTCCTCCGCGCTTCGAACCCAGAAGACGAATACTGCCTCATTTTGTTCAGCGACAAACCACGCGTCCAAATCGACCTGACCAAAGATATTTCAAAAGTGGAACAGCTGCCGTTTATCCCCTATGAAGCCGTCACGGCCCTGTATGATGGCGTCTACCTTGGAATGGAAACACTCAAAAAAGCGTCTTATCCGAAACGGGCATTGATCGTTGTTACCGACGGCGGCGAAACACATAGCCGGTCCACCTTCTCAAATTTGAAGGATTCTGTCGGAGAACAGAACGTGCAGATTTTTTCCATCGGCGTCGAAGGCCGTATTAACGATATCGTGCAAATGACGGGCGGGTACGCATTCCACGGTGCGTCTTTGGATGGCCTTTTTGAGAAGATCGCGATCGAACTGAAGAACGAATACGTCATCGGCTATCACTCGACGAACCAAACCAAAAACGGAAAATGGCGCAAGATCGAACTTAAGGTCGACCCCCCTCCCGGTCTTAGCAAACTGAGCATCCGCGGCAAAACCGGCTATCATGCCGCGGCGCAGTGACAGGGCCTCAAAGTTTGTTTCATTCTGCCAGCTCTGCGCCGTGCTCCTCCAGGAGTTTCCTCAGAATGGAGCGGTGGCAGCGATTTTCGTTCTCGCAGTAGCAACCTACTGAAAAGCTGGTTTGATGCGACAAAAGCGCAAGCAGGTCCAGCAGCCGCGAGGCATCCGGCTTGTTCATTTCCGCCCGATACTTGCGCTCGAACACCTTCCACGACTTCTCGTCCTCCGATCCCAGTATGAAGCTCACCAACTCCTGGCTGGGGGACAGGACGGGCAACCAGACATCGTAGAAGTCGCGCTTCGCGAACTGTGTTTTCGGCACGCCGCGCGGCGGACGGCGGACGGTGCCGAGCCGCAGGCCTTCATGGCGCTTCCGTGGGGAGCCGAGTCTGACGACATCAACAGGCACGTTCGAAAACCTCCTTGAGAACCCGAATCCCATTTTCTACTGTCGAAATCTCGAATCTCCCATAGAATCGAAGTGAATGCCCGGCGTTAACGAAAATACTCCCCCGACCGCATCCGAGCCCGCGCGAAGGGTAAGCGTGAGCCATGACGACCTGCTGAATTCCGCCTCCGCTGATGAAGCGGCGGCGGCAAAAGAGAGCTCTTCTCGATGGGATAAGAAGTCCCTCCGCAAATTATTCATGATTCCACTTGTCGTTGGAGTTGTCGTCGCGGGCGTCGCGTTCGGCCTACCCCTCGTGTTTGCCACCAAGAAGGAGCCGCGCGAAGTTCCTCCTGAATCCACCATACCCGACCAGAAACGAAACGGCGAAATTTAAAGTCCGGCTCACTTCAGGAATCTCCGCGGTTAGCGTCAGACGAACAAGGAGAACGCGATGTAAGCTTTATCCCGGTGTTTCGGGCCAATTGTATAGGTCGATCTCATTTTTCACGGCAAAATGAGATCGATATGAGCAGTCCTTATCAAAGAATTCTCCCTTCGCCTAAATCAACTTTTTTCCTTTTTGGAATGCGCGGATGTGGAAAGAGCATGTGGGTTCGCGGACAGGGACTCGCTTCCCATACCATCGATCTATTGCGTGAGGATCTCTACCAGCGGATTCTCGTCGATCCTCTGGTTTTTTCCGGACAACTGGCATTCCTGAAAGCAGGTTCCTGGATGTATTCTGGTTTACACGGGCCATGAACGTCTGAAAACCGATGATGGAATCGAGGTTTTCCCGGCCCTTGATTTTGCGCGCCTCCTCGCGGATGGCACCCTGTTCTGAAGCCAGGGAACATTAAACTGCAAGACTCCCCCTGACATCCCAATCTCATGAAACTTCAACGAGCCTTGACGCGGGGTTTCAATGTGTGCGAATGTGCTATCAGACTAGTACAATAATAAACGTGATTTTTCGATTGAATCATTCCTCAGGCGTTCCTCTCTACATACAGATCATGGATCAGGTGAAGCACGCCGTGGAAACAGGCGCGTTACGACCCGGGGATCAACTTCCGACCATGCGAAAGCTCGCTGAAGACCTGGTAATGAATCCGAATACCGTCATCCGGGCTTATCGGGAATTGGAACACGGCGGTGTCCTTGAACTCCGGCATGGAGCCGGAGCATTCATCAGCGATGCAGTGGTTGGCCGCTCCCGGGTAATGCGAAAGGCTCAAACCGCCGCTCAGTCGGCTATTGAGCGGTTGGCGGCATTGGGTCTGAGCGAAGAGGAAATGCGGAGAGTACTGGAGAACGAATTAGCGTCGTTCCGTTCCGGGAGTCTCATGAAGAGGGAAAATGAGTAATTGGGTCATTGAAATAAATGAACTCCGGAAGTCGTTCAAGGGCAAACGCGCATTGGACGGCCTTGATTTGAAAGTCCCGCCGGGAAGCATCTTCGGTTTTCTCGGCCGGAACGGCGCGGGAAAGACAACCACCATCAAGACCTTGATGAATTTCTTGAAACCTGACAGCGGTTCGGCCCTTGTGTTCGGGCTGCCGGTGACAGGCGGCGCCGCCGGGATCGATGTTCGCCGGCGGATCGGATTTGTCACCGAAGAGAAAGAACTTTATCCCTACATGAACGTGGAACAGATTATCCGCTTCACCCGGCCGCTCTTTCCGCGTTGGCGAATAGATCTCGAAAAACGTTATCTGAAATCCTTTGATCTTCCGCTGAAGACGTCTATTCCTGATCTTTCGAAA
It includes:
- a CDS encoding DUF4159 domain-containing protein, translated to MLRRGMTFGVVAGLITILAINTFAQFRNSFVLPDPIPEPEQHPGSEFRMARVKYRTSGGGGSHGIRNPWWAIDYPYAEEHFFAALRRVTNITVADREAFVELSDDQIFEYPFLFLQAVGVGDWNPTAKEAANLREHLVRGGFMLVDDFHGERDWAIFEQAIRRVFPDREIVEIPDDDPLMHIFYDLDKKTAIPGDRHLRVGPGGQIYAQMQGPAHWRAIYDDHKRMMVAMNFNIDMGDSWEHADDAFYPVPMTALGYKFGINYVIYAMTH
- a CDS encoding VWA domain-containing protein, which gives rise to MKRLCIVVALLGCAAPSFAPRGAAQNLKVDVDLVLVNATVTERGGGYVIGLKKKDFHVWEDKVEQQVASLSTESVPISVAIVFDISYSMQSFGAYARQAVLTFLRASNPEDEYCLILFSDKPRVQIDLTKDISKVEQLPFIPYEAVTALYDGVYLGMETLKKASYPKRALIVVTDGGETHSRSTFSNLKDSVGEQNVQIFSIGVEGRINDIVQMTGGYAFHGASLDGLFEKIAIELKNEYVIGYHSTNQTKNGKWRKIELKVDPPPGLSKLSIRGKTGYHAAAQ
- a CDS encoding GntR family transcriptional regulator gives rise to the protein MIFRLNHSSGVPLYIQIMDQVKHAVETGALRPGDQLPTMRKLAEDLVMNPNTVIRAYRELEHGGVLELRHGAGAFISDAVVGRSRVMRKAQTAAQSAIERLAALGLSEEEMRRVLENELASFRSGSLMKRENE
- a CDS encoding NAD(P)/FAD-dependent oxidoreductase encodes the protein MEFEAVVVGSGPNGLAAAIEVARAGHSVCVLEARDTIGGGARSAEFTLNGFIHDVCSAIYPMAFASPFFNSLPLAKYGLEWIHPAAALAHTFDDGTAAVLEKSVERTAAALGGDARAYTRCFAPLAEHSDELMPELLSPLIRIPRHPFLMASFGIQGIQAASGFARRQFRGVRAQALFGGIAAHSNMPLDAALTATFGLILGMLGHAGGWPIVKGGAQRLSEALGAHLQSLGGRIFTGRRVKSFHDLPPAKAVFFDLAPREILAITGNRFSPSYRKQLESFRHGPGVFKVDWALSGHVPWKAPECLRAGTVHIGGTLEEISISEKAAAEGRIAERPFVLFAQQTLFDPSRAPAGQHTAWGYCHVPNGSTADMTGRIEAQIERFAPGFRDCIIGRHTISATDYEAYNPNLIGGDISGGLMNIRQVLARPTLRRFPYRTPVPGLFICSSSTPPGGAVHGMCGYHAARAALSGILGRSAQS
- a CDS encoding DUF488 family protein, whose amino-acid sequence is MPVDVVRLGSPRKRHEGLRLGTVRRPPRGVPKTQFAKRDFYDVWLPVLSPSQELVSFILGSEDEKSWKVFERKYRAEMNKPDASRLLDLLALLSHQTSFSVGCYCENENRCHRSILRKLLEEHGAELAE